One segment of Leptospiraceae bacterium DNA contains the following:
- a CDS encoding App1 family protein codes for MRQLTIQFKILAFLFFLCFSSSMFGSELKEDEDVIIFPSYIYLDSTSKILKSKIHIQVFKKKEDSLKRKVFIEFLKNYIQIEDSKNSKILEERLRWFLVDNKRNKKISVTILGESYLLKETEANGHSITEISIPSEKIGQQELVEKKIKIKIISSKNNNNLYEGILFIIPEEANCVISDIDDTVKISDVRNKKNLIQNSFVNPFQTVQGMQKIYSNWQSSKVDCFVFVSASPWQIYPILSTFFIEEQFPLSLYFMKYFRMKDSSFLNLFEKPESYKFETIEPLIQEWKRVNFILVGDSGEKDPEAYAKLIRKYPDRITKVFIRKAYEENLEDRIKTVFQDIPKEKYMFFQNSNEIK; via the coding sequence ATGAGACAGTTAACAATACAATTTAAAATCCTTGCTTTTTTGTTTTTCCTATGTTTTTCTTCTTCTATGTTTGGCTCGGAATTAAAAGAAGATGAAGATGTGATTATTTTTCCAAGTTACATATATCTTGATTCTACATCGAAAATTTTGAAATCCAAAATTCACATTCAGGTATTTAAGAAAAAAGAGGATTCCCTAAAACGCAAGGTTTTCATTGAATTTCTAAAAAATTACATTCAAATAGAAGATTCAAAAAACTCTAAAATTTTAGAAGAAAGACTACGTTGGTTTTTAGTCGATAACAAAAGAAATAAAAAAATTTCTGTAACTATTTTGGGAGAAAGTTACCTATTAAAGGAAACTGAGGCTAATGGTCATTCTATTACAGAAATTTCCATTCCAAGTGAAAAAATCGGCCAACAAGAATTAGTCGAAAAAAAAATAAAAATAAAAATAATTTCATCTAAAAATAATAATAATTTATATGAAGGGATTTTATTTATTATTCCTGAAGAAGCTAATTGTGTAATCTCTGATATAGATGATACCGTAAAAATTAGTGATGTGAGAAATAAAAAAAATCTAATTCAAAATAGTTTTGTAAACCCATTTCAAACTGTGCAGGGAATGCAGAAAATTTATTCCAATTGGCAATCTTCCAAAGTAGATTGTTTTGTATTTGTCAGTGCTAGTCCTTGGCAAATATATCCTATTTTGTCTACTTTTTTTATAGAAGAACAATTTCCACTTTCCCTGTATTTCATGAAATACTTTAGAATGAAGGATTCTAGTTTTTTAAATTTATTTGAAAAACCAGAGAGCTATAAATTCGAAACAATTGAACCATTAATACAAGAATGGAAAAGGGTTAATTTTATCTTAGTAGGTGACTCAGGTGAGAAAGATCCAGAAGCCTATGCAAAGCTCATTCGAAAGTATCCAGATAGAATAACGAAGGTTTTTATTAGAAAAGCATACGAGGAAAATCTGGAAGATAGAATTAAAACTGTTTTTCAAGATATTCCAAAGGAAAAATACATGTTTTTTCAAAATTCAAATGAGATAAAATAA
- a CDS encoding phosphoribosylaminoimidazolesuccinocarboxamide synthase, with product MKVTYKGKVRDVYDLGEYLILSSTDRISAFDFVFNEPVVNKGKILNTISNLWFDFFKEIPNHIVETDYTKFPGEYNSREELKDRSVLVKKCKRIDYECVVRGYLSGSAYKEFKNSGKIAGVDVGRKYSESEKLSEPLFTPAVKNDSGHDENISEEDLKNRIGIELFNQLKNYSLEIYTTARNKVKKQGLILCDTKFEFGFDEGKVILIDELLTPDSSRYWDINTYSIGTSPPSYDKQILRNYLEKIEWNKNPPVPKLPDSIIQELLIKYNELQEKITKCLSEK from the coding sequence ATGAAAGTAACATATAAAGGAAAAGTGAGGGATGTATATGATTTGGGGGAATATTTGATATTATCCTCAACAGATCGTATTTCGGCTTTTGACTTTGTTTTCAACGAACCCGTAGTGAATAAGGGGAAAATTTTAAATACAATCTCTAATCTATGGTTTGATTTTTTTAAGGAAATTCCAAATCATATAGTTGAAACCGATTATACTAAGTTTCCGGGCGAATATAATTCCAGAGAAGAATTAAAAGACCGGTCAGTCCTTGTAAAAAAATGCAAACGAATTGATTATGAATGTGTAGTACGCGGGTATCTTTCTGGTTCCGCATACAAAGAATTCAAAAATTCAGGAAAAATTGCAGGAGTTGATGTTGGAAGAAAATATTCTGAATCTGAAAAACTATCGGAACCGCTTTTTACTCCTGCCGTAAAAAATGATTCTGGACACGACGAAAACATCAGTGAGGAAGATTTAAAAAACCGAATTGGTATTGAATTATTTAATCAACTAAAAAATTACTCCCTCGAAATCTATACAACGGCAAGAAATAAAGTAAAAAAACAAGGTTTGATTTTGTGTGATACTAAATTTGAATTTGGATTTGATGAAGGTAAAGTGATATTGATAGATGAGTTATTGACTCCTGATTCCTCTCGTTATTGGGATATCAATACTTATTCCATTGGAACTTCTCCTCCAAGTTACGATAAACAAATATTGCGTAACTACTTGGAAAAAATAGAATGGAATAAAAATCCACCAGTGCCTAAGTTGCCAGATAGTATTATTCAAGAACTATTAATAAAATATAACGAATTACAGGAAAAAATTACAAAATGTTTATCGGAAAAGTAA
- a CDS encoding heme exporter protein CcmB, translated as MFSSLLVKEFQLIGRAKNGLMSLVSLLMAFLFIFHYSLENSSPLDTNAIIGLKWAGVFILSFILISQVTYEERESGAYRITHLYVPSHLEFFAKSLVLFFLLFVVEIFLLFLLFLFFVNFHFESTKLLGQFLYLLPGTLSLSFLGVSLSALSFATRLKEVVLPILLIPLSIPVLIAGMEAERKYFVYGKIDTASLIVLFSFSVLYLSLGLLMREMGDD; from the coding sequence GTGTTTAGCTCCTTACTTGTAAAAGAATTTCAACTCATCGGCCGTGCTAAGAATGGACTGATGTCATTAGTTTCTCTACTTATGGCATTTTTATTTATATTTCATTATTCCTTGGAAAATTCTTCCCCATTAGACACAAATGCAATCATTGGTCTAAAATGGGCTGGAGTATTTATTCTATCATTTATATTAATTTCTCAGGTTACTTATGAAGAAAGAGAGTCAGGTGCCTATCGTATTACTCATTTATATGTTCCTTCTCATTTGGAGTTTTTTGCAAAATCACTAGTGCTTTTTTTCCTATTATTTGTAGTAGAAATATTTTTACTTTTCCTGTTATTTTTATTTTTTGTAAATTTTCATTTTGAATCAACGAAACTTTTGGGACAGTTTCTGTATTTACTTCCGGGTACTCTTTCTCTTTCCTTTTTAGGAGTTAGTCTTTCTGCACTTAGTTTTGCGACTCGATTAAAGGAAGTGGTTCTTCCTATATTACTGATTCCTCTATCGATACCAGTTTTAATTGCGGGAATGGAAGCGGAAAGAAAATACTTTGTATACGGAAAAATAGATACGGCATCTCTAATAGTTCTTTTTTCTTTTTCCGTTTTGTATCTTTCGTTAGGACTATTGATGAGAGAAATGGGAGACGATTAA
- the purQ gene encoding phosphoribosylformylglycinamidine synthase subunit PurQ, which produces MKTAVIRFPGSNCDRDIAEILTKYYNHKVTYIWHKDSFEKDYDLVVIPGGFSYGDYLRCGALARFSPAMLSLKNHIDSGRLVLGICNGFQILVESGLLPGALTRNKSLKHICKNVKLKIGSNENTLTKKIDSNRILDIPISHGEGSFFAEADTLKMLSDENRVLFRYHDENPNGSVDDIAGITSKDFKIAGLMPHPERAIEEISGSTDGRIIFDSFFQFE; this is translated from the coding sequence ATGAAAACTGCCGTTATCCGTTTTCCTGGATCGAATTGCGATCGAGACATTGCTGAAATTCTTACAAAGTACTACAACCACAAAGTAACATATATTTGGCATAAGGATAGTTTTGAAAAAGATTACGATTTAGTTGTAATTCCGGGTGGGTTTTCTTACGGAGATTATCTGCGTTGTGGAGCATTAGCACGATTTTCCCCTGCAATGCTCTCTCTTAAAAATCATATTGACTCAGGAAGATTGGTTCTTGGAATTTGCAATGGATTTCAAATTTTAGTAGAATCCGGTTTACTCCCAGGTGCGTTAACTCGTAATAAATCACTGAAACATATTTGTAAAAACGTAAAATTAAAAATTGGATCAAACGAGAATACCTTAACTAAAAAGATCGATTCTAATCGAATTTTAGATATTCCTATTTCTCATGGGGAAGGATCTTTTTTTGCAGAAGCCGATACACTAAAAATGCTTTCTGATGAAAATAGAGTTTTATTTCGATATCACGATGAAAATCCAAATGGTTCTGTAGATGATATTGCAGGAATAACTTCAAAAGATTTTAAAATTGCTGGACTCATGCCACACCCAGAGAGAGCTATTGAGGAAATTTCAGGCAGTACGGATGGAAGAATTATTTTTGATTCTTTTTTTCAATTTGAATAA
- the purS gene encoding phosphoribosylformylglycinamidine synthase subunit PurS, whose protein sequence is MFIGKVNITLKESVLDPQGTTVKKVLHDMGEDMVADLRIGKYIELKLNSKDLHTARQDADRLCKKLLVNGVIETYSLEVVAL, encoded by the coding sequence ATGTTTATCGGAAAAGTAAATATCACTCTCAAAGAATCCGTTCTCGACCCACAAGGAACCACCGTAAAAAAAGTATTACATGATATGGGAGAGGACATGGTAGCCGATCTTAGAATTGGAAAATACATCGAATTAAAATTAAACTCAAAAGATTTACATACTGCTCGACAGGATGCAGATAGACTCTGCAAAAAGTTACTCGTAAATGGGGTAATTGAGACGTATTCGCTAGAGGTCGTCGCTTTATGA
- a CDS encoding ABC transporter ATP-binding protein, with amino-acid sequence MKTSILSCKNLSYTIGYKKIFKNISFEIFPSEFTLLTGENGSGKTSLLKLILQSTHKKEFSWNTNSESVNLLSYLGHENGLYSSLSLRENLTFFNNILKIPMPKEQVENLVAKFQLTKRMDDPVSTFSEGMKKKSGIIRALIARPLLLLLDEPLNGLDMHSVQVFLKLLHSDFADTSILLVAHEIDKLSSFVSSRLHIYNGELNSV; translated from the coding sequence ATGAAAACTTCCATTCTCAGTTGTAAAAATCTCTCTTATACTATCGGTTATAAGAAAATTTTTAAAAATATTTCCTTCGAAATTTTTCCCTCAGAGTTTACACTTTTGACCGGAGAGAACGGGAGTGGGAAAACAAGCCTTTTGAAATTGATTTTGCAATCCACCCATAAAAAGGAATTCAGTTGGAATACCAATTCTGAATCGGTCAATTTACTTTCCTATTTGGGTCATGAAAATGGACTTTATAGTTCCCTTTCTCTTCGGGAAAATTTAACGTTTTTTAATAACATTTTAAAAATTCCAATGCCAAAAGAGCAGGTAGAAAATTTAGTCGCAAAGTTTCAATTGACTAAACGAATGGATGATCCAGTTTCAACGTTTTCGGAAGGAATGAAAAAAAAATCCGGTATCATTCGGGCTCTTATTGCTCGCCCTTTATTACTTTTATTGGACGAACCTTTGAATGGATTAGATATGCATTCTGTACAAGTTTTTTTGAAACTATTACATTCTGATTTTGCGGATACTTCTATTTTACTTGTCGCTCATGAAATAGATAAATTATCATCCTTTGTAAGCAGTAGACTGCATATATATAACGGAGAGTTAAACAGTGTTTAG
- the ccsA gene encoding cytochrome c biogenesis protein CcsA: MSQRTIQLYSPVLDVILFSLLLILFPVAVFLGQYYPNVILEQGLSHRIFYFHVSVAWVALYAPAFSSIFGIIYIIRREPKWDTLSFSMSKLALIFSILVLFSGPIWAYSAWGTAWDWSDARLQSFFILVVSLFSYFIFRSLIVDLNKKSLYSSFLSVLCALNAVLTWGAIRWVENPGNHPGSVLGKGGMDKDMKETFWINILAYHILFLILFLIIYRKDKLDAKLIQVREEME; this comes from the coding sequence ATGAGTCAAAGAACTATTCAACTTTATTCTCCAGTATTAGATGTGATTCTATTTAGTTTGTTACTTATATTATTCCCTGTTGCTGTATTTTTGGGACAGTATTATCCGAACGTTATTTTAGAACAAGGGTTATCGCACCGAATATTTTATTTTCACGTGTCAGTCGCTTGGGTCGCATTGTATGCGCCGGCGTTTTCTTCTATATTTGGAATAATCTATATTATCCGCAGAGAACCAAAATGGGATACTCTGTCATTTAGTATGAGTAAACTTGCTTTAATTTTTTCTATATTGGTTTTATTTTCTGGTCCGATTTGGGCTTATAGTGCGTGGGGAACTGCATGGGATTGGTCGGATGCAAGGCTTCAGTCTTTTTTTATTTTGGTAGTAAGTCTTTTTTCCTATTTTATTTTTAGAAGTTTGATTGTAGATTTGAATAAAAAATCTTTGTATTCTTCTTTTTTGAGCGTATTATGCGCATTAAACGCAGTTTTAACATGGGGAGCAATTCGTTGGGTCGAAAATCCGGGTAACCATCCCGGTTCAGTTCTCGGAAAAGGGGGAATGGATAAAGATATGAAGGAAACGTTTTGGATCAATATTTTAGCATATCATATTCTATTTTTGATACTATTTTTAATAATTTATAGAAAAGATAAATTAGATGCAAAATTAATTCAAGTCCGCGAGGAAATGGAATAA
- a CDS encoding glucose-1-phosphate adenylyltransferase, translating into MQITSKIQKKVIVLILGGGKGTRLLPLTEKRSKPAVSFGGKYRLVDIPISNALNSGFEQIFVLTQFNSYSLNRHISRTYNFQSIHKQGFVEIIAAEQTISSVRWFEGTADAVRKVLPHMEDYKSDYIIILSGDQLYNMDLNQFLITHLSDPSNQMTIAATPVSEDIISGLGILRKDEENWTSGFYEKPQDSSEVASFRMPNGNYLASMGIYLFNTNTLKELLADPSLTDFGKEIIPGALKTHKVKTYVYDGYWEDIGTIRAFYEANLMLTDDFPKFNLYLENTPFFTRARSLPPIKLNKANVHKALLSEGCIINDCTIIRSVIGVRQVIDSGTLIENSVVMGADSYGSSDKKGLGIPVGIGKNCEIRNTIIDKDCYIGDNVKLINKENHENFEDDFVKIVDGIIIVPRRSAIPSGYEI; encoded by the coding sequence ATGCAAATCACATCAAAAATACAGAAAAAAGTAATTGTGCTCATTTTAGGAGGAGGTAAAGGAACTAGACTTCTTCCTTTAACCGAAAAACGCTCGAAACCGGCTGTTAGTTTCGGTGGAAAATACAGGCTAGTCGATATTCCTATTTCAAATGCACTCAATAGTGGATTTGAGCAGATTTTTGTCTTAACGCAGTTTAATTCTTATTCTCTCAATCGGCATATCTCTCGAACTTATAATTTTCAATCTATTCACAAACAAGGTTTTGTTGAAATCATTGCAGCGGAGCAGACCATTTCCTCTGTTCGATGGTTTGAAGGAACGGCTGATGCTGTTCGAAAAGTTTTACCGCATATGGAAGACTATAAGTCGGATTATATCATTATTCTATCTGGTGACCAACTTTATAATATGGATTTAAACCAGTTTCTGATTACACATCTTTCTGATCCAAGTAATCAAATGACAATTGCGGCAACTCCAGTTTCGGAAGATATTATTTCTGGACTAGGGATTTTGCGAAAAGACGAAGAAAATTGGACATCCGGATTTTACGAAAAACCGCAAGATTCTTCAGAAGTCGCATCCTTTCGGATGCCAAATGGTAACTACCTTGCTTCTATGGGTATTTATTTATTTAATACAAATACTTTAAAAGAATTACTTGCTGATCCAAGTCTTACAGATTTTGGAAAGGAAATAATTCCTGGAGCCTTAAAAACCCACAAAGTTAAAACCTATGTATATGACGGCTATTGGGAAGATATTGGAACGATTCGCGCTTTTTATGAGGCAAACCTAATGTTAACTGATGATTTTCCTAAATTTAATCTTTATTTAGAAAATACTCCTTTCTTCACTCGTGCAAGATCACTTCCTCCAATCAAATTAAATAAGGCTAATGTGCATAAAGCGCTACTCTCGGAAGGCTGTATCATAAACGATTGTACGATCATTCGATCTGTGATCGGAGTGCGGCAAGTAATAGATTCAGGCACACTCATTGAAAATTCCGTTGTTATGGGAGCGGATTCCTACGGATCGTCTGATAAAAAAGGATTAGGAATACCGGTCGGTATTGGAAAAAATTGTGAAATTAGAAACACAATTATTGATAAAGATTGTTATATCGGGGATAATGTAAAATTGATAAACAAAGAAAATCATGAAAACTTTGAAGACGATTTTGTAAAAATAGTAGATGGTATAATAATTGTTCCAAGGAGAAGTGCGATTCCAAGTGGATATGAAATATAA